From a region of the Branchiostoma floridae strain S238N-H82 chromosome 13, Bfl_VNyyK, whole genome shotgun sequence genome:
- the LOC118429614 gene encoding tripartite motif-containing protein 2-like: MLCRVCRLEDHKDHRCTSLVAEADALRREFTAFKRENRKVLIERNKDNNCYDVENMRREANDRAEALKERLIAKVDDECRWFLKQLGDGGVTLSPAQSVSSIADSGSVAGSVISDSGDPSTTPLKFSSAVKENKELNNDDEETCVTEDETTLCDDLKTVHFGVDENLDLLEDLPIDDNTRGAVIGLQAPKKFPTVDFLHSFGKYGQFWGPEGLTICPKGTVIVADSLSHRVQLFDINGKWEGEISTRNGGVTFPSAVACRSLNSKADIFVTCPGMGEVLKLPCLCSRKVSTELYIAGCKGVAALDKGHTLIFSERVNNTVAIYARGRDPVSKTIKYMKTNTIKSPLSAPRNINTDGLSNIYVSDIGDGTVKVLDNEGRLKVTIGKDILRCPKGVCVDKEGNVIVADHWKNTLEIFASDGHHLDTLVAKQEGLKSPQEIALTPDGTKLVVVDGGNHCVLVYKYNHAGNKGVLTNKNIRD; this comes from the exons ATGTTATGCCGTGTTTGTCGCTTGGAAGACCACAAGGATCACAG ATGCACGTCTCTGGTGGCAGAAGCAGACGCCCTCCGTCGTGAATTCACAGCCTTTAAGAGAGAGAACCGGAAGGTCCTCATTGAGCGGAACAAAGACAACAACTGCTATGATGTCGAAAACATGCGAAGGGAAGCAAACGACAGAGCGGAGGCTCTCAAGGAGAGGCTTATTGCAAAGGTAGACGACGAATGTCGCTGGTTTCTCAAGCAACTTGGCGACGGTGGCGTCACACTAAGCCCTGCACAAAGTGTCTCCAGTATTGCCGACTCGGGAAGCGTGGCGGGATCAGTGATCTCAGATAGTGGTGACCCATCTACAACCCCTCTCAAATTTTCCTCAGCTGTCAAGGAAAACAAAGAGCTGAATAATGATGACGAGGAGACGTGCGTGACAGAAGACGAGACGACTCTGTGTGACGATTTGAAGACCGTCCATTTCGGCGTAGACGAGAACTTGGATCTGTTGGAAGACTTGCCCATTGATGACAACACAAGAGGCGCAGTGATTGGCCTACAGGCACCGAAGAAGTTTCCTACAGTAGACTTCCTCCACTCTTTCGGAAAATATGGCCAGTTCTGGGGCCCCGAAGGTCTGACCATCTGTCCCAAAGGAACAGTCATTGTAGCTGACTCATTGAGTCATCGGGTTCAGCTTTTCGACATTAATGGAAAATGGGAGGGAGAGATATCAACACGAAACGGTGGCGTCACCTTTCCAAGCGCTGTTGCATGTCGCTCGTTGAATTCGAAAGCAGACATATTTGTCACGTGTCCTGGTATGGGAGAAGTGCTTAAGTTACCCTGCTTATGCTCGAGGAAGGTTTCGACAGAACTGTATATCGCAGGATGCAAAGGTGTAGCTGCGTTGGACAAAGGTCATACATTGATTTTTTCTGAAAGAGTAAATAACACAGTTGCCATATATGCTAGAGGAAGGGATCCAGTTTCTAAAACAATTAAATACATGAAAACCAACACAATTAAGTCACCTCTCTCTGCGCCGCGGAACATCAACACAGACGGTCTGTCCAACATCTACGTTTCTGACATTGGCGACGGGACGGTCAAAGTTCTGGATAACGAAGGACGCCTGAAAGTTACCATCGGTAAGGACATTCTCCGGTGCCCAAAAGGAGTGTGTGTCGACAAAGAGGGAAATGTTATCGTTGCAGATCACTGGAAAAACACACTGGAGATATTTGCAAGTGACGGGCATCATTTGGACACCCTTGTTGCCAAGCAAGAAGGTCTGAAGTCACCACAGGAGATTGCTCTGACACCAGACGGGACGAAGTTGGTCGTTGTGGACGGCGGAAACCATTGTGTTCTcgtctacaagtacaaccatgctGGAAACAAGGGTGTTCTCACAAACAAGAACATACGGGACTAA